GTAATCTCCTCCAACTCCTTTTTAAGGAAAAGGTAGATGTATGATTCCGGACCCCATGGATCATCGGAATTCTCGATGGGGAAAGCCTTGTCCAGGATACCGGTGTCCCTTGAAAATTTTCGCAAATAGGCCATGAATGGATTCAGTCCATACAATGATTCATCTGCATCAGCAAAAAGTAGCACGCTGTCATCATTCCTGATTGTCTCGCCACAGATATCCGTCTTCTCAATAGAGTCTTTCTCGGCCCCGTAACCATCCTCGACACTCGTCAGGTACTTTGTGAAATAGAGATGATTCTCCGCTTTGGCGGTCTCATATAAATGGTCACTTGCCCTGCGTATTTCTTCGAGACATTTTTTGCGCCAGTCAAGACTGCCTTCAGCCAGCAAAACAAAAAAGAGCGGGGCCAAATTGACAATGCCTTTGAGGCCCGGACTATAGGGATAGCAATGCTCCACCAGGTCATATGCAAGCTGCACACTGGAATCAATCTTGAGATTGATCTGCCTGTCTGATGAAGGTTTGTTGCCGCTGAGTGCATCTGCATTGGCGCCCAATTTACTGGCTTGCCGTTGCATGGGGGTCAAA
The Gammaproteobacteria bacterium DNA segment above includes these coding regions:
- a CDS encoding helix-turn-helix transcriptional regulator, encoding MKIKPERLKELRRDVKEWSRQKLAAESKVSARQIARIESSAASVTVRSTTAKRLARAFDVSEEVLGGNEPVDTARLTPMQRQASKLGANADALSGNKPSSDRQINLKIDSSVQLAYDLVEHCYPYSPGLKGIVNLAPLFFVLLAEGSLDWRKKCLEEIRRASDHLYETAKAENHLYFTKYLTSVEDGYGAEKDSIEKTDICGETIRNDDSVLLFADADESLYGLNPFMAYLRKFSRDTGILDKAFPIENSDDPWGPESYIYLFLKKELEEITGGSHDAEWALRFGDVRLSEIPEELMPGEEKDDHKNERIAWLEGKLSDESRAKLTVIV